A stretch of DNA from Nonlabens ponticola:
TACTGATTTCGATAGCAACGTGTTGATCAAAATTCATGATGACTTGATCATAATTTGATGAGTCGATGGTGCTCATCGTTCGCGTTTGATCGGTTTGCGCTAAAACGGAAAAACTCATCAAGCAGGATAGATATAATAATCCTTGCTTGATGAGTTTAATGATGTGCATAGCTCGGTTTCTAGCTCTGCATATTCTTTGCCTCAATGCTCAAAGTAGCGTGAGGTACAAGCTCTAGACGTGCTTTAGAAATAAGATTACCTGTAACGCGACAAACGCCGTATGATTTATTCTCAATACGTATCAATGCATTCTTGAGATCACGAATGAATTTTTCTTGGCGTATGGCAAGCTGGGCGTTTGCCTCTTTGCTCATGACCGCACTACCTTCATCAAAGGCCTTGAATTGAGGTGCTGTGTCCTCGGTTCCGTTGTTTGAATCATTCATGTAGGCACTTTTAATAAGCTCGTATTGCTTAGTGGCTTCCTCAATCTTCTTTTCTACCAAAGCTTTGAAGTGGGCGAGATCTTTATCGCTGTATCTTATTTTTTCGTTTGCGTTTGTACTCATTACTATTTCTTATTAATCGCAAGGATTGTTTCTATATCGTCAAACTCAATTTCTGTACCGTTTTCTATACTGTCAACGATATCAAGTGAATCTGCTAGAGTTTCATCCTTTATATATTGTTCATTTGTTTTAAGAGCGTTGTCCATCGCTGGATGCGACTGCACTGTAATATCTATACGATCGGTCACTTCTAAACCTGTGTCCTTACGTAGGTTTTGTAATCGATTGACGAGTTCTCTAGCGATGCCTTCTTCCTTTAACGCTGGTGAGATTTGTATATCAAGCGCCACCGTTGTTCCAGACTGGTTGGCAACAAGCCATCCTTCAATATCTGATGATGTAATCTCCACATCATCTAGCGTCAAAGAAATGTCATTTCCGTTCAGATTAATGATTTTCTCGCCTGTTTTTTCTAACAATGCGATGTCCTCTTGTTGAAAACCTTTGATCAATCCAGCCACTTTGCCCATATCCTTGCCAAAACGTGGTCCCAAAGTCTTGAAATTAGGTTTGATTTCTTTGACTAGAATACCACTGGTATCATCGATTAACTCAATCTCCTTGACATTTACTTCACTTTTTACAAGATCAGCAATCGCTTCGATTTGTTCTTTTTCCGTTTGATCCAATATTGGTATCATGATGCGCTGCAGTGGTTGGCGCACCTTGATGCTTTCTTTTTTACGCAATGAAAGCGTCAAGCTAGAAATCACTTGAGCCTTATGCATTTTACTTTCCAGCTCTGTATTAATCAAGCTTTCATCAACTTTAGGAAACATAGATAAATGCACACTCTCGCTAGCATCGTTTTCGCAAACACTAGTCAAATCTTTATAAAGCTGATCCATAAAGAAAGGCGCGATAGGTGCTCCCAACTGTGCGACCGTCTTTAAACAAGTATAGAGCGTCTGGTAGGCTGCTATTTTATCTTGCTGATAATCACCTTTCCAGAAACGTCTCCTGCACAATCGCACGTACCAGTTACTCAAGTTTTCCGTCACAAACGTGGTAATAGCTCTGGCTGCTTTGGTAGGTTCATAATCTTCATAGAATTCCGTCGTTTCCTTTATCAGTGTGTTCAGCTCTGATAGAATCCAGCGGTCTATTTCTGGTCGTTCGTCTGTTGGGATTACGCTTTCGCGAAAGCTGAACCCATCAACATTTGCATACAAAGCAAAAAAGCTATAGGTATTGTAAAGTGTTCCAAAAAACTTGCGCTGAACTTCGGTAATGCCATCCAGATCAAACTTGAGATTATCCCAAGGATTTGCATTGCTTACCATATACCATCGTGTGGCATCGGCGCCAAATTTGCCCAACGTATCAAATGGATCAACGGCATTGCCTAATCGCTTGGACATTTTCTGGCCGTTCTTGTCCAACACCAGACCGTTCGAAACCACATTTTTATAGGCCACATCATCACTTATCATGGTAGCAATAGCGTGCAGCGTGTAGAACCAGCCGCGTGTTTGATCAACACCTTCGGCAATGAAGTCTGCCTTGCGCAGTTCATTTTCTACCTTTTCCTTGTTCTCAAATGGGTAGTGCCATTGCGAGTAGGGCATGGAACCACTATCAAACCAGACGTCAATAAGATCTGCCTCACGAGTCAGCTTCTCGCCATTTTGTCCTACTAGGTAGATATCATCCACAACATTTTTGTGCAGATCAACAAGGTCATAGTTTTCCTCGCTCATGTCGCCAGCCTTGAAGCCAGCAAAAGGATTTGATGTCATGAAACCAGCTGCGATGGATTTCTCAATTTCAGCAACCAATTCTTCAATAGAACCTATGATCAGTTCTTCAGTTCCAGTCTCGTTGCGCCAGATAGGTAGCGGAATACCCCAGAATCTAGATCTTGAAAGGTTCCAGTCGTTTGCATTGGCCAGCCAGTTCCCAAAGCGTCCTTCACCAGTAGATTTAGGCTTCCAATTGATTTGCTTGTTCAACTCGTGCATGCGGTCCTTAAACTCGGTCACTTTAATGAACCAACTGTCTAGCGGATAGTACAGTACAGGCTTGTCAGTTCTCCAACAATGCGGGTAACTGTGTACATATTTCTCGACCTTAAAGGCGCGGTCATCTTCTTTCAATTTTATGGCGATGTCTACATCAACAGATCGCTCTGGTGCCTCGCCTGCATTGAAGTATTCGTTTTTCACGTATTTGCCACCTATTTCTGGTAACTCCTCACGGAATTTCCCTTGAAGGTTCACCAGCGGCACTGGATTATTATTCTCATCCAGCACCAACATCGGCGGTATAGGCGGATTTGCCTGTTTAGAAACTAGCGCATCGTCTGCACCAAAAGTTGGCGCCGTATGCACGATTCCAGTTCCGTCTTCAGTCGTCACAAAATCACCAGAAATGACTCTAAACGCATCTTCTGCATTTTGGTAAGGCGTCGCATAGTCGAGTAACTGATCGTAGCGTGTGTTCACGAGATCACTTCCCTTGCAGCTGGCAAGTACGCGATATGGTATTTTCTTGTCAGAAAGTTGGTAGGCTTGTTTTGCTTTCGCGAAAGCGTCACTGTCAACAACATTCTCGTACTTTTTACTAAACTGGTAACTCACCAACTTTTCAGCAATGATCACCTGCATAGGCTGGCCAGTGTATTGATTGAAAGTCTCAACCAGCACGTAATCTATTTTGGGACCCACGGTCAGAGCTGTGTTGGACGGCAGCGTCCATGGTGTGGTCGTCCAGGCAAGGAAGAAGACCTCGCCAGAAGTCTCAAAAGGTAATTGTGATGTATCAGAAACTTTGAATTGTGCCGTCACTGTGGTATCGGTCACATCTTGATAGGTTCCTGGCTGGTTCAACTCATGCGAACTCAAACCAGTTCCTGCAGCAGGTGAGTACGGCTGGATGGTGTAACCTTTATACAGCAAATCCTTAGAATAGATCTGCCTGAGCAACCACCAGACGCTCTCCATGTATTTAGGCTTGTAGGTAATGTATGGATCTTCCATATCTACCCAATAGCCCATGTCGTCAGTGAGTTTGCTCCAGATGTCTGTGTATTTTAACACGGCATCTTTACAGGCCTGATTGTATTCTTCTACACTTATTTTGGTGCCAATGTCTTCTTTGGTAATGCCCAGTGCTTTTTCAACGCCTAATTCTACAGGCAAGCCGTGCGTATCCCAACCAGCCTTGCGGTTTACCTGATAACCTTGCTGTGTTTTAAAACGGCAAAAAAGATCCTTGATCGTACGACCCATCACGTGGTGAATACCAGGCAATCCATTGGCAGACGGTGGTCCTTCAAAGAAAATAAAAGGCTCATTGCCCTCACGAGTCGTCATGGACTTGTTGAAGATGTCGTTCTCCTTCCAGAAAGTCTTGATGCGTTCATCAACTTCTGGTAGGTTTAACCCTTTGTATTCCTTGAATTTAGTACTCATAACCACCATTATATTAAGGTGGGCAAAAATAGTAGATTTAAACGGGACGATAAAGTT
This window harbors:
- a CDS encoding TraR/DksA family transcriptional regulator, which codes for MSTNANEKIRYSDKDLAHFKALVEKKIEEATKQYELIKSAYMNDSNNGTEDTAPQFKAFDEGSAVMSKEANAQLAIRQEKFIRDLKNALIRIENKSYGVCRVTGNLISKARLELVPHATLSIEAKNMQS
- the ileS gene encoding isoleucine--tRNA ligase, whose amino-acid sequence is MSTKFKEYKGLNLPEVDERIKTFWKENDIFNKSMTTREGNEPFIFFEGPPSANGLPGIHHVMGRTIKDLFCRFKTQQGYQVNRKAGWDTHGLPVELGVEKALGITKEDIGTKISVEEYNQACKDAVLKYTDIWSKLTDDMGYWVDMEDPYITYKPKYMESVWWLLRQIYSKDLLYKGYTIQPYSPAAGTGLSSHELNQPGTYQDVTDTTVTAQFKVSDTSQLPFETSGEVFFLAWTTTPWTLPSNTALTVGPKIDYVLVETFNQYTGQPMQVIIAEKLVSYQFSKKYENVVDSDAFAKAKQAYQLSDKKIPYRVLASCKGSDLVNTRYDQLLDYATPYQNAEDAFRVISGDFVTTEDGTGIVHTAPTFGADDALVSKQANPPIPPMLVLDENNNPVPLVNLQGKFREELPEIGGKYVKNEYFNAGEAPERSVDVDIAIKLKEDDRAFKVEKYVHSYPHCWRTDKPVLYYPLDSWFIKVTEFKDRMHELNKQINWKPKSTGEGRFGNWLANANDWNLSRSRFWGIPLPIWRNETGTEELIIGSIEELVAEIEKSIAAGFMTSNPFAGFKAGDMSEENYDLVDLHKNVVDDIYLVGQNGEKLTREADLIDVWFDSGSMPYSQWHYPFENKEKVENELRKADFIAEGVDQTRGWFYTLHAIATMISDDVAYKNVVSNGLVLDKNGQKMSKRLGNAVDPFDTLGKFGADATRWYMVSNANPWDNLKFDLDGITEVQRKFFGTLYNTYSFFALYANVDGFSFRESVIPTDERPEIDRWILSELNTLIKETTEFYEDYEPTKAARAITTFVTENLSNWYVRLCRRRFWKGDYQQDKIAAYQTLYTCLKTVAQLGAPIAPFFMDQLYKDLTSVCENDASESVHLSMFPKVDESLINTELESKMHKAQVISSLTLSLRKKESIKVRQPLQRIMIPILDQTEKEQIEAIADLVKSEVNVKEIELIDDTSGILVKEIKPNFKTLGPRFGKDMGKVAGLIKGFQQEDIALLEKTGEKIINLNGNDISLTLDDVEITSSDIEGWLVANQSGTTVALDIQISPALKEEGIARELVNRLQNLRKDTGLEVTDRIDITVQSHPAMDNALKTNEQYIKDETLADSLDIVDSIENGTEIEFDDIETILAINKK